GCGCGTCGTCGGGCAACCTCGTCGAATGGTTCGACTTTTACGTCTACGCATTTAGCGCGCTGTACTTTGCGCCGGCGTTCTTCCCCAGCGGTGACCGCACGACGCAACTGCTGAACACGGCGGGTGTGTTCGCGGCGGGCTTCCTGATGCGGCCGATTGGCGGCTGGCTGTTCGGCCGCATTGCCGACAGGCACGGCCGGCGTACGGCGATGATGATCTCCGTGCTGATGATGTGCGGCGGCTCGCTGCTCATTGCTGTACTGCCGACCTACGCGCAGATCGGTGCCCTGGCCCCGTTCCTGCTACTCGTCGCGCGGCTGTTCCAGGGCCTGTCAGTGGGTGGCGAATATGGCACCAGCGCGACCTACATGAGCGAGGTGGCGCTGCAGGGGCGGCGCGGCTTCTTTGCTTCATTCCAGTATGTGACGCTGATCGGCGGCCAGCTGTGCGCGGTGCTCGTGCTGGTGATCCTGCAGCAGCTGCTCACGACGGCCGAGCTGAAAGCCTGGGGCTGGCGCATTCCGTTTGTGGTGGGTGCGCTGACGGCGCTGATCGCCCTGTATCTGCGCAAGTCACTGCACGAAACCCAGACCGCCTCTGCGCGCAAGGCAGAGCACGCCGGCACGATCCGCGGCGCGTGGCAGCACAAGGGCGCGTTCCTGCGCGTGATCGGCTTTACCGCCGGCGGCTCGCTGATCTTCTACACGTTCACGACGTACATGCAGAAGTACCTCGTCAACACGGCGCACATGGAGACCAAGACCGCCTCCAACGTGATGACAGGCGCCTTGTTCGTCTACATGGTGTTGCAGCCGGTGTTTGGCGCGCTGTCCGACCGCATCGGCCGCCGCAATTCGATGCTGCTGTTCGGCGCGCTTTCGGTGCTGGGCACAGTGCCGCTCATGAAGGCGCTGGCCACGGTGTCGAGCCCGCTCGCGGCCTTCGGCCTCATCACGCTGGCGCTGGCTATCGTCAGCTTCTATACGTCGATCAGCGGTCTGATCAAGGCCGAGATGTTCCCGCCCGAGGTGCGCGCGATGGGCGTTGGCCTGTCGTATGCGATCGCCAACGCAGTGTTCGGGGGCTCGGCGGAATACGTGGCGCTGTGGTTCAAGCAGGCCGGCACCGAATCGACGTTCTACTGGTATGTGACAGCGCTGTGCGCGGTGTCTCTCGTTGTGACGTACTTCATGCCCGACCCGAGCAAGGAAGGGTATCTGCGCCACGAGCCGTGATGGCTCGTCACTGATCGATGCACGCTGGGGCGCTCTGATTTGGTAGAGCGCCCTTTTTCATGTCCATTTCAATGAGCGGTCTTGCCATTCGCCTGGGGTGATTTGGCACGCAGCTCCTGGACAGGATGTCGGCAAGCGCATTGGTGAAACCGACGCCGCTGACGCTGCGATGGATTCGGCGTCCTACCCTTAGACTGCAGCGTACGCGCCAAACCGCTGGCGAATCAGCTCCGGCGAATAGCGATAGTTCCAGCGCAACTCAACACCGGCGGCCACGCGCTGTGTGGCAAAGAAGGCGCGGATGGCAAAGCGTCGTCCGCAACGTGAAGTCGCCTCAAACACCGCAGCCTCCATGTTGTAGCCCGACTCCGCCTGCCGATCCGCCTTGCCGCGTTCGTAGGTAAAGATGGTGTTGGCCATCGCCAGGATGTTTTCCCCGTCGACCCAGGAATCGACGCCGCCAGCGCTGGTGCTCAGCACGAAGGAATCGTCGAGACAGGTGTAATAAGTGGCGGGCGTCAGGAGCCTGCCGCCGTAGACGCCGAGGCATTCGCCAACGTCGATGTCCCGCACCGCAAATACACCACGCTCGCCAATGAGTGCCTCCTCGCGCGCGTCGCGTAGGTCAGCGCGCTGCATCCGCCGGCACACAAGCGTGCGTTGGTACAGCGCGCCACGCAGGGGGGGCGCCACATCGGCCTGCAGATACGGCCATACGGCGTCTGCCGGGTAACGCTCGAAGCGGTCTCTGGATCGACCGGTCGGCTCCAGCGTGGCGATAAGAATGGGCTGCTCCATTTCGTCGCGAAACGGATAGCCCTGGTCGACCTCGGGCGAATACGCGAGTCGCGCAATGGCGTGCGACTGCTTGAATGCCTGCGTCTCTTCTCGAAAGGCCTGAACGCACTTCAGCACGGCGAGGTCGTCCGGCTCTTCGGACACCAATTCCAGAATTTCGGAGCGCAGCGCCTGGGCGGCGGCATAGAAGCGCTCGTGCCGCGCGGCAAGTCCACGCGTTTCAGCGGCCCTTCGAAGCGACGAACGAATGCGCTCGGCCAGCGCATCGGCAAGGCAAGACGTTGATGACAGCATAAACACCACGGCAGCAGGACGAGTCAGGGACGGCCACAACCATAGCGGCCGCCCGGCGCATGGCAGCGCCACAGCGCGAAAGGAACTGTTGCGGCGCGAAACAAGGTCGCGCCCATCATCCAATGACGTTCGTCCAAAGGACGCGCTCAACAGATCAGAGACTGCGTTGCGGTGCGCCGAGAGACTGCGTCAAGCGGCTCGAGAAAAACCGCCCCCCTCTTCGGAGGGGAAACGTGGCATGGATCGTGCGTTATTGGCGCCCGTTTCACGCCAATAAAAATACGGGTGGGGTATGAACAAGAAGCGGATCCTGGCGATCGCGCTGGCGAAAGGCAGGCGCCAGTTCGGCATGTGTGGACTGGACCATCGCGCCAGTCTGGACCGGGGGTGCGCCTAGCAGGCAGATCCGCCTGTTTCTGCGACGCGGCAGAGCGCCTCGGAAGTTTCAGGCGCAGGGGGCGCGAACGTCCTGCGTTCTCCGTCCTTTCCAGACCTTCACCGCACGGTGACAGCGCTGCCCCTCATGACGCCCTTGCCTCTTACCTGGTTCCGCCTCCCTGGCCTGGCTGCCGTGCTGATCGGACTGTCGATGGCACAGCAGGCGCATGCCATGGCGGCCGACGAGCCGCTGCAACTGCATATCGAGCGCTCGACGCTCGAGCATGTCCTGATGGAAATCACGCGATTGAGCGGTCAACCGGTGTCGTTCGCATCCAGCCTTGTGAAGGAGCGCTGGGCAGGCCCGATCGACGGCAAGATGACGGCCGCAGACGCGGCCCGGTTGGCACTGCAAAACAGCGGGCTGGCGCTCTCCGTGCTGCCTGACGGCACGCTCACCGTTGTGGCGGCCGACAACGCCGGCGCGCCCGACTCACCGCGTGACATCGGCTCACTACCGCCATCGGAAGTCCATGGCGCGGGCGACATAGGATTCGCGGTGGGCTCCAGCAGCGCCATCACCCGCGTTGAAATGCCGATGACGAGCATGCCGCACGCCGTCAATACGGTCACGCGCGGTCTCTTGGCCAGCCAACAGCCGACCTCGTTGAATGCCGCATTGGCGCAGGCCGGCGTGGCATCGGTATTGGCTGACCCCACAGCACCGCCCCTCTATGCCATCCGCGGCTACCTGACCAACACAATTTCGGTGGATGGGTTGCCCGACAAGCTCGGCTCCTTGCGGCCCGTGGATGCACTTGAAGAGATCGACGTCATCAAAGGACCGAACGCCGACGTGGCAAGCGTCACCATGGCCGGTGGTGCCATCAATGCCAGCCTGAAAGCGCCGACCGCTGCCGCGCAGCGCAGCATCGCCATGGAGGTCGCCTCGCATGCCGGCCGTAAGGTGGTCGCTGACCTGGCCGGGGCCATCGGGGCCAACGGGCTGTCATACCGCTTCGTTGGGCTCAATGACACGACGACCGACAGCGACGCCGGATACGCGGGCCACCGCGTCAGCTACGCCCACGCCGCGCTGGGCTGGAGCGACAGCGCAACAAGCATTACCGCCGGTATCGAATCGCTCACCAGCCGGCAGCCCGTGCCGCCCGCCACCTTCGCACTGGGCGGCGCACCTGCCCGCGTGCCCGCGCAGCTTCCCTTCGGCAACGTAGACGATCGCGTGGAAGGCAGCGGCACGCGCGTCTACTACACGGCCTCGCACAACCTGACCGATGACTGGGCCATCCATTCGCGGGCGAGCTATGAATCCGTGAGAGAGGAATCGGCCCAGTGGGACCTCGGCTCCGCCTCGTCGTATCGCGCCATGCCCAACAACACGATCTGCGGGCTGCGCCACACAGAAAGCCACTTGTGGGCCATGTCGAACGAGTTGACGGGCACCTGGTCGCACAACGCCGTGCGCCATGCATTCACGCTCGGCTGGGAAGAGATCCAGGAACGGCAGAACCTGATCAAACCGGGGTCCATCGCCCAGGTCACGCAAGACCCGTTTGCGCCCGTACCGCTGCCGCAGGCAACGTTCGTTCCGGGCAACGGGTTGTCGCAAACGTTGCGGCAATCGATCTTTCGGCTGCGCGACCACGTCGCCATTGGCGACAGATGGGAGATGTCCGGTTCCATCCGCGCGAACAACTACGTCGCCCTGCTGCCCCATACGCAATTGCGAGGCGTGGCCTGGACGCCCGCCGTCGGCGTGCTCTACAAGCTCACCCCCAGCACGGCGTGGTTTGCCGACTACATGCGCGGCTTCCAGATCAACACCGGCTACTTCTATGACGGCACCGGCACGCAACCCGAGCGCAGCCGCCAGGTGGAAACCGGCCTGCGATGGGAAAACGCCCACCACACGCTGACGGCACAGGCAGCGCTCTATCGCATTGATGCCAAGAACGTGAGCCTGGCCGACGTGTCGCACCCCGGCTACTACGCGCAACTGGCCGAACAAACCAACCAGGGCGTGGAACTGTCGATGCAGGGCACGGTGGCGCGCGGCTGGGAGGCCTCGTTGTGGTTGTCGGCCTCTCGCATGTCGGCAAGGCTGCCGGGCGGCTACGCACCCGGCGTGCCAGCCCGAAACGCCGCGCTCTGGACGACGTACACCATACAAAGCGGCGTGCTCGCAGGCGCCGGCATGGGGCTTGGCATCAGCGCGCAGGGCCGAGCCGATGCCCATGGTGACGCCCCTTTTCGAGTACCCGGCGCCGTGCGCGTCGACAGCAGCCTCTTCTGGCACCAAAAGCGTTGGCGCATCGATGTCTTTGCACGCAACCTCTTCAACGTGCGCACATACGGCAACACGCTCAGCAGCAGCTACATCCCGATCCTGCCCGGCCGCACACTGGCGCTGCGCGTCACGCACAACTTCTGAAACCCACTCCCGATGGGTCCGCCGCATGCCCTGACACGGCGGCGCGCGCGTGAGCCTGCCTCCTCTCACATCTCTCTGGCCTGCGATTTCGTCTCGGTGATCAGCGCTTCGGCCTCGCAGCATGGCCTGATGGCCGACATTCCCTAACGTTCCACCAAAGTCGCCCGACATGCCATTTCGCTCTGCGATCGGCGTGCCGGCACGCGGCTGCCCAGGGCTGCGCGGCCCGGCACGGGCAGAACGCGCAGGGCCATGCCGGCCCCGCGACCCGAACCGGAATCGGAAGCGATTGCCGTGCCGCCGTTTCTCTGCAGAGGCCGGTCGCGCGGCTTCTCTCCTCTCTGTATCGGCATGCGCCCTGTCAGCGGCCTGGGCGGTGCCATGCATCACGCCTGCCCACTGAGGTGACACATGAATATGAAGGTCCAAGACAACGCTTCACTGAATATCTCGACCCAGCTCCAACTGGATCAGCCCGGCAAACAGAACCAGGCCGACAGCCCGCTGCAGCATCTCGTGCAAGACATCCTGAAGGTGCTTGAAGCCATGCTGCGCAACGCCACCGCACAAGGCGGCGCCAATGCAGGTGCCGGCAGTGGCTCGGGTGGCCCCGCCGGCGGTGGCGCCCCGGGCGCGGGTGCTGCGCATGGCCCGTCGGCAAGCCAAGGCGCACAAGGCGCCCAGGGTTCGCAAGGCGCGCAGGGTGCCAGCAAGGGCCAGCAAGTTGGCGATGACAACGGCGGCGACTCCAGCAGCCAGGACCCGATGCAAGCGCTCATGAAGCTGCTGGAAGACCTGCTGAAGTTCATGACGCTCAGCGAGCAGATGCAGCACAAGCTCGACACGGGCGAAGGCACCAAGGGCGTCGATGGCGCAGGCGGTGCCAACGGCGGCAAGGGCCTCAACATGGACGACATGCTCCAGATGCTCGACGACGCGCTGCAACTGATGCAGCAGCAGATGATGACGAACGCGTTCGGCGGTGCGGGCGGCGCAGGTGGCGCTGACGGTGGTGCCGGTGCAGGTGGCGCTGATGGTGGCGCTGGCACTGGCGACGCTGGCGGTGCTGACAACGCAGGCGGCGCAAACGGTGCTGACGGCACGGGCGACACCGGCGGCGCAGACGGCACCGACAACTCGGGCGACACCAGCGGCGCAAACGGCACCGACAACTCGGGCGACGCCGGCGGCGCAAACGGTGCTGACGCCACAGGCGATGCCAGTGCCGCATCGGGCGCGGACAACGCCAACGGAGCCGAGGGCAGCGGCCAAAAGAGCAACGACGCCATGATCGAACAACTGCTGAAGGTGTTGGACGACCTGGTGAAGATGCTGGCGCAACAACAGCAACAGGCGCTTGGCGGCGACCAGACGCAAGGTGGCAGCGCTGGCGCGGGTGGCGCAGGCAACGCGGGCGCGGCAGGTGGTGCGCAAGGCGCGGGTGGCGCAGCGGGCGGCACGGCAGCCGGTGGCGCAAACGGCCCGTCCGGTGCCTCCGGCACGCCGAACACCACCACGGCCGATGGCGCGAACGGCGCAGACGGCACCGGAAACGGAGCGAACAGCCCCATGGCGCAGCTCGAAACGCTACTCAAAGACATGATCAAGGTGCTCGAGCAACTGCAAGCCCAAAAGGCCGGCGGCACGCAACAGCAGCACTCCCAGGTGCAGGGCGCGTAACGCCAGGCCACTTAACCTGACGGCCGGCAACGGTCGTCATTTTTGCTATCTCAAGCACGGAGACTCACCATGAGTATCTTCAGCAAAATCAAGCACGCCTTTCAGCACTTGGGCAATGACATCGCCAAGGTCGGCAAGGGCATTGCCCACGCCGCCGAGAGCGTAGGCAAGAACCTCGTCCACGATGTGGAGGCCGTTGCAAAGCAGACGGCAGCCATGACCAACGACCTGGTGCACCTGCGTATTCAAAAAGCGCTGCACGATGCGGTAGGCGTTGGCGAAGCCACCTTCAAGGGCATGCGGGATCTGAATACCGCCGCCTTTGACGTGGCCGAAAAATCGCTGGAAAACGCCCACCTGAGCAAGGGCCTGGACAAGGCTCTGAGCAAGGTCGACAAGGCCCGGGGCTTCGTCAACGATATCGCCGACCGCACGGTCAAGAGCATCGGCGATAGCGTCAACGGTTTCGCAGACAGCACCATTGCAGCCGGCAAAGCCGCCGCGCATGGTCACTTCGGTGAAGCGCTGGGCGACATCGGCTCAGCCGCTGGTAACGCCGCACAGTTGGCCTCGGACCTCACGCCGGAAGGTCTGGCCGCCAGCGCCGCCGTGGCAACGCTGCAGAAGA
This is a stretch of genomic DNA from Ralstonia wenshanensis. It encodes these proteins:
- a CDS encoding MFS family transporter is translated as MDSTATPHAVDPHDTRRRIFAIVGASSGNLVEWFDFYVYAFSALYFAPAFFPSGDRTTQLLNTAGVFAAGFLMRPIGGWLFGRIADRHGRRTAMMISVLMMCGGSLLIAVLPTYAQIGALAPFLLLVARLFQGLSVGGEYGTSATYMSEVALQGRRGFFASFQYVTLIGGQLCAVLVLVILQQLLTTAELKAWGWRIPFVVGALTALIALYLRKSLHETQTASARKAEHAGTIRGAWQHKGAFLRVIGFTAGGSLIFYTFTTYMQKYLVNTAHMETKTASNVMTGALFVYMVLQPVFGALSDRIGRRNSMLLFGALSVLGTVPLMKALATVSSPLAAFGLITLALAIVSFYTSISGLIKAEMFPPEVRAMGVGLSYAIANAVFGGSAEYVALWFKQAGTESTFYWYVTALCAVSLVVTYFMPDPSKEGYLRHEP
- a CDS encoding type III effector protein — its product is MLSSTSCLADALAERIRSSLRRAAETRGLAARHERFYAAAQALRSEILELVSEEPDDLAVLKCVQAFREETQAFKQSHAIARLAYSPEVDQGYPFRDEMEQPILIATLEPTGRSRDRFERYPADAVWPYLQADVAPPLRGALYQRTLVCRRMQRADLRDAREEALIGERGVFAVRDIDVGECLGVYGGRLLTPATYYTCLDDSFVLSTSAGGVDSWVDGENILAMANTIFTYERGKADRQAESGYNMEAAVFEATSRCGRRFAIRAFFATQRVAAGVELRWNYRYSPELIRQRFGAYAAV
- a CDS encoding TonB-dependent siderophore receptor, which gives rise to MTPLPLTWFRLPGLAAVLIGLSMAQQAHAMAADEPLQLHIERSTLEHVLMEITRLSGQPVSFASSLVKERWAGPIDGKMTAADAARLALQNSGLALSVLPDGTLTVVAADNAGAPDSPRDIGSLPPSEVHGAGDIGFAVGSSSAITRVEMPMTSMPHAVNTVTRGLLASQQPTSLNAALAQAGVASVLADPTAPPLYAIRGYLTNTISVDGLPDKLGSLRPVDALEEIDVIKGPNADVASVTMAGGAINASLKAPTAAAQRSIAMEVASHAGRKVVADLAGAIGANGLSYRFVGLNDTTTDSDAGYAGHRVSYAHAALGWSDSATSITAGIESLTSRQPVPPATFALGGAPARVPAQLPFGNVDDRVEGSGTRVYYTASHNLTDDWAIHSRASYESVREESAQWDLGSASSYRAMPNNTICGLRHTESHLWAMSNELTGTWSHNAVRHAFTLGWEEIQERQNLIKPGSIAQVTQDPFAPVPLPQATFVPGNGLSQTLRQSIFRLRDHVAIGDRWEMSGSIRANNYVALLPHTQLRGVAWTPAVGVLYKLTPSTAWFADYMRGFQINTGYFYDGTGTQPERSRQVETGLRWENAHHTLTAQAALYRIDAKNVSLADVSHPGYYAQLAEQTNQGVELSMQGTVARGWEASLWLSASRMSARLPGGYAPGVPARNAALWTTYTIQSGVLAGAGMGLGISAQGRADAHGDAPFRVPGAVRVDSSLFWHQKRWRIDVFARNLFNVRTYGNTLSSSYIPILPGRTLALRVTHNF